The Terriglobus roseus sequence CGCGCGATGCAGGCTCGGCCGTACGCCCAGATGCTGGCCAATGTTCTGCAGTCCCTCGTTCGCCGCGCCGACCTTTACGGCGAGGACGGCGCCGATGTGATGCATCCGCTGCTCGTCGAGCGTGAAGAGAAGAACGTACTCGTTCTTGTCATCGCTGGCGACAAGGGCTTCGCGGGCGCGTTCAACTCCAATATTGGCAAGGCTGCGCAGAAGTTCATCGACTACCGCCGCGCACCGAAGACGCCGACCGAAGACAGCCCTATGCCGGGCGAACAGAATATCGACGTCGAAACGGTTGGCCGAAAGTCGCGTGACATGTTCAAGCGTCGTTACCCCGACGCTACCTGGAAGCATGTGGATGAGGAGTACGACAACGGCCTGTCGCACCACGTGGAAGATATCCGCGAGCGCAAGCAGCCCATCGAGTTGACGCATGACCTGTCCGCTCTGCTCGGCAAGCTCAGCTTCGTCGATGTCGATAAGGCTGCACACTCGATCATCGATCGCTACGAACGCGGCGAGATCGATTCGGTCTATATCGTCTACAACGAGTTCAAGAGCGTCATCGCGCAGCGTGTCGTGGTCGAAAAGCTGCTGCCGATCCGCAAGCTTGGATCGCCGGAGATCACGGTTTCGGAAGAGATGACGGAAGAGCAGAAGGAAGCGGCGGCCCATGCCGCAGCGACCGCCGGTGTTTCCATCAATACTCCGGAAGAGTCCGAGATGGAGCAGGAAGCAAAGAAGTTCGGTACGGCTGATGTGGACTACCTGTACGACCAGGATCCGAGCCGCCTCTTCCGCCACCTGCTGCCGCGCTATGTCACCACGCAGATCTATCACGCGCTGCTGGAGTCGGTTGCATCGGAGCACGCCAGCCGTATGACCGCCATGGACGCTGCAAGCAGCAACGCCAGCGACATGATCGACAAGCTGACGCTGACCATGAACCGCGTGCGCCAGGCAGCCATCACCACGGAAATTATCGAGATCGTTTCAGGAGCCGCGGCGCTTTAATCGCGCGCTGGCAAGAGAGAACTTATGGCAGAGAACATCGGTAAAGTAATTCAGATCAGCGGCCCGGCCGTTGACATTCAGTTCGACGAGAAGCACATGCCGCCGATCTATTCGGCGCTGCGCATCACGTCGGAAGGCTTCGACATTCCGAACCCCTTGTCCGTCATCGTTGAGGTGCAGCAGCACCTTGGCGAAGGCCGCGTCCGCACCGTCGCGATGGAAGCGACGGAGGGCATGGTCCGCGGCATGAAGGTCGTCGATACCGGCGCACCGATCATGGTTCCCGTGGGTCGCGAGACGCTGGGCCGTGTGCTCAACGTTATCGGCGAGCCTGTCGACAACCTGGGACCCGTTCAGACCGACAAGCGCATGCCCATCCACCGGCAGGCTCCCGCGTTTGACGAGCAGTCGACCAGCGAAGAGATGTTCGAGACCGGCATCAAGGTCGTCGACCTCATCCAGCCCTTCCTTAAGGGCGGCAAGATCGGTTTGTTCGGCGGCGCCGGCGTGGGCAAGACGGTTCTGATCCAGGAATTGATCAACAACGTCGCCATGCAGCACGGTGGTTACTCGGTGTTCGCCGGCGTCGGTGAGCGCACCCGTGAAGGAAACGATCTCTGGGTCGAGTTCCAGGAGTCGGGCGTTATTGACCCGAATGACTGGCGCAAGTCCAAGGCCGCGCTGATCTACGGCCAGATGACCGAGCCGCCAGGAGCGCGTCTGCGCGTGGCGCTGACCGGCCTCACCATCGCGGAGCACTTCCGTGATGAAGAGGGCGCCGATACGCTGCTGTTCATCGACAACATCTTCCGCTTCACGCAGGCGGGTTCTGAGGTCTCCACGCTGCTTGGCCGTATGCCTTCCGCCGTGGGATACCAGCCCAACCTTGCTTCGGAAATGGGTCAGCTGCAGGAGCGCATTACGTCCACGAAGAAGGGCTCTGTCACCTCGGTACAGGCCATCTACGTCCCGGCCGACGATCTTACCGATCCCGCCCCGGCAACGACGTTTGCCCACCTGGACGCAACCACCGTTCTGAACCGCGCACTGACGGAAATCGGTATCTACCCCGCTGTCGATCCGCTGGCATCCACGTCGCGCATCCTTTCGCCCCGCATTGTGGGTGAGGAGCACTACAACGTCGCCCAGCAGGTGAAGGGAATTCTGCAGCGCTACAAGGATCTGCAGGACATCATCGCCATCCTCGGTATCGACGAGCTTTCGGAAGAGGACAAGCTCACCGTCAGCCGCGCCCGTAAGGTGCAGCGCTTCCTGTCGCAGCCCTTCCACGTCGCGGAAGTCTTCACCGGCAACCCCGGCAAGTACGTCAAGGTTGCGGACACGGTGCGCTCCTTCAAGGAGATCATCGAAGGCAAGCACGACGATATCCCGGAGCAGGCCTTCTACATGAAGGGTGGCATCGAGGAAGTTCTGGAAGCTGCCGCGAAGATGAAGGCAAACGCGTAAAGCCGTTCTTCACGTTCCTCTCGTTGTGCGTTGCTCCTGAACAAGGGAGTCGGCAATGGGAGGAACGCGAGCAACGAGGTAACGAGAACAACGAGACACCATGGCAGACGAAACAAGCACACACGGCCAGCTCGCAGTCCGCATCGTCACGCCGGACCGCGTCCTGGTGGATACCACGGCTGACGCGATTGAACTGCCGGCGATCTCCGGTTACATGGAGGCGCTGTACGGCGCCGCACCTCTGCTGGCCGAACTGGGCGCAGGTGAGGTCAAGCTGCACGGCGGCAAGTCTGGCGATGCGAAGTTCTTCGTCGCATGGGGCTTTGTTGAAGTCCTGCCGGAGCGCGTGACCGTCCTCGCTGAGACAGCGCTGAAGCCCACCGAGATTGATCCGTCGCAGGCGCAGCATGAGCTGGAAGCGGCCAACAAGGACTGGAACGAAGCCGGCGACGACGCAGAGAAGTACGACTACGCCCGCGCTGAAATCCGCGTGGCCGAAGAGAAGATCCAGGCTTCAAAGGATCGATAACGGGAATCATCAGTACAAAAGGGGTGCCCATGATGGGCACCCCTTTTGCTGCTCGTTATAGCTTGGATGCAAATGCTCTCCTACCCTTTTGGGGTGTGAGCGCATTTGTCTTGCTGGTTGCCTGTTAGAAGGTGACCTTGAGACCACCCTGCATCACGCGGGGTCGGATCGGGCCAGTTGCGGTGATGCGGCCATAGTTGCCGCTCGAAGGATTGTTATCGGGAACGGCATAGTTGGTGTGATTGAAGACGTTGAACAGCTCCCAACGGAATTGCACATGGAAGCGGTCAGCGGCTGTCCAATTCTTCATCACTGCTGCGTCGCTGTAGTTAATGCCAGGGCCCTGCAGGATATTGCGACCGGAGTTACCGAAGGTTCCCACGGCGTTGGGATTGAATGCGGCTGTCGTGAAGTAGTTGTTCAGCCACTGCTGCTTGCTGCCCTGATGTGTTTGCAGGACGACGCTGTTGAAGCGGTCGGCGCGATCGCCGTAGATAAGCGCGCCGGAGTTGTTATTGCCATTGCCGCCGGCAATGCTGAAGGGACGGCCTGACTGCAGGGTGTAGATGGCACTGATCTCCCACTCGCCTAACGTACCGCGGACAAGGGCATTGCGATGCCGAAGTGCGGGGGTGGTGTACACGGCGTTCGTGACGGATACCAGCGGGAAGTTCAGGTCAGAGTTGCCACGGTTAAATCGCAGATCGTACGGGTTCGCAATGCCGTTGCCGGTGAAGGAAGCATTGCCGCTGGCGGAGATGTCGATGTTCTTCGACCAGGTAAAGCTGGACTGCACCTGGAAGCCATGGGAGAAGCGCTTCTCGAACTGCGCCTGCAGGGAGTTGTAGCTGGCAGTGCCGTTGCTGTTGATCGTCAGGATCTGGCCGAAGTTCGTCAGGGCGCGTGTGCCCCGAACCGCAGTGGCAATCTGTCCAGGGTTGGCATCGATGATCAATGTCTGGTGGTAGCTCTGGCTGCCTACATAGGCCAGGTGGAAGACGATGTCGTTGCTGAGTTGCTGTTCCAGGGAGACATTCCAGCTCTGCGTCATGCCGAGTTTAAAGCCCGGCCGGAAGGCTGCGGGAACAGTAGTCTGCGCGGGAAAGGTGGAGTTTGCTGCGGGTGCGATGCCGGAATATGCAAACGGCGGAAACGGACTGACTCCGCCTGTTGAGGCAAAACCTGCCCAGGGATTTGAGAAGTTGATCGGACTGCTGGCGCTACCATTGAGCGTGTACGTGGGGCTGAACGGGGTCACGTCTGCCACATGGTTGTAAGCCGAGTAGGGCAGCGGCGCCGTGAACATGCCGAAACCTGCGCGGAACGCCGTCCTGGAAGACGCCTGGTACGCGATGGCCACGCGCGGTTCAAAGTAGCCGTAGCTGTTCGTCGCAAGACTGTTCGGGACGCCACTATCGCCGGGAAATACCAGGCCAATGGGTGCATTGGGAAATGTCGTGCTCTTCTGACCGGGGTTCCAAACCGCACCCCGACCGTCCTTGGAAGCCGGAGCAAGATTCGGATCCCAACGCAGACCGGCTGTCACCGTGACATTGGGCCGGAGCTTGAACTGATCCTGCGCATAGACGCCCAGCAGGTTGCCGCTGACGTCTGCAATCTCGCCCGCACCCTGCGTGTAGGTGCTTACGTCGCCCAACAGGAAGTCGGCCAGTCCAAAGCCAGTGTAGGAGCCGTTGAAGCTGACAATGGGAGCAGCAGGGTAGAACGTCTCCTCACGTGCGCGCTGGTGCCATAGGTCCGCACCGAAGGAGACCGTGTGATTTCCCAGGATCTTGGTCACAGAATCCGAGAAGCCCCACGAACGGCGCATCTCACCGGTGTATTCCGAGTAGGGCGTGCTGAAACCAGCATTCGCATTCAGTCCCTCGGAGTAGCAGGCTCCGGTGGGATCGACGACATTGATGTACTTCGACAGGCAGAAGGCATTTCCATTGCTGTCAAGCTGCGTGCCGGCGTTGTAGACATGCTGCTGGTTCCAGAAAATCGACAGCGCATTCACAAGGGAGGAGCTGATCGTCCAGGTGTGGTTCAGTACTTCATTGAAGTACTTGCCCTGCTTGCCCGGCGTGATTGCCAGGATGTTACCAGGCAGCGCGGCCTCTCCGCGGTTGTAGTACAGGATGAAGCTGCGCAGTGTCAGGCGGTTCTTGTCATTGGGCGTGAAGTCAATGCGGCCGGTGCCTTCGTCATACTTCTCGACTGACTTCGGAATCGTGTAATACACAAGGCCGCTGGCAGGGTCCTGGCCCAACGGCAGGGCAGTGCGCGCAATGCGGACCGCAGCCGCGTTGAAGAGTGCTGGATTCACCCGGTTATTCACGAATGGACCGCCGAGAGCCTTGGGATATGCAGAGAAATCACCACTGAGCATCGCTGCAGTCGGGGTGCTTGTGCTGTTCGCGGTGGAGGTGGTGGACTGACGCGTGCCCTGATAGTTGCCGAAGAAGAAGAGGCGATCCTTCTTCACGGGGCCACCGAGGAATCCGCCAAACTGATTACGCTTCAGGGGATCGACCGCATGCGAAAAGTAGTCTGCGGAGTTCAGTGCGCTGTTGCGAAGGAACTCGAAAGCGCCGCCGTGGAATGCATTGCTACCGCTCTTCGTCTGAATGGAGACCACCGCACCGGGGGAGAAGCCATAATGTGCGTCGAAGTTATTGGAGATGACACGGAACTCGCCTGTCGCGTCTGCATTCGGTGACGGTGCAGCCAGTGCCATGTACGTGTCCATGTTGGGCACACCATCCAGCAGGTACAGCGTGCTGCCCTGGCGACCGCCGCCGGCGCTGGCGCCGCTCTCGTTCGGGAAGGTGGTTTCGCCCTGCAGGGTGCCAGCGCCAGTGTTAATCACGTTGATGGTGCCGGGCGATAGGAGAACCAGGCTGGAGGGATCGCGTCCGTTCAGCGGGAGTTCGCGAATCGCCTGCTCGCCCACGGTGTTGCTCACTTCGGCATTGGTCGTGTTGAGGAGTGCGGCGCCTGCTGTTACGTTCACCGTCTCATTCGAGCTGCCGATCTGCAGCGTGATGTTCAGTGTGGCCTGCTGGCTTACGGTCAGCAGAATGCCGGTCTGCTGGAATTTCTGGAAGCCCTCAACCTGCGCGCTTACGGTGTAGCGACCGGGAGGCACACTGGGGAAACTGTAGGTGCCGGAGCCGCTGGTGACAGCATTCAGCGACAGGTTGGTATCGAGGTTGGTGGCGACGACGTGCGCGTTTGGAACGCCGGCGCCGCTTGGATCGGCAATCGTGCCGTTCAGGACGGCGCTGCCTCCCTGCGCGTACAGGCTCAGCGCAAACAGTGGAACGAGCAACATGCAAACGAGTAGTCGCAGGAGTCCGGGGGATTTCGTCATGGGGCCTCGTGAATGGTCGGTGCCGGTTCGGTCTTGCTGCGCGCGCTCTCGGCACACGTCAGACCGTTCATGGTGAGCAGGCGCTTCTCGCTGGTAACTTCCTGAGCGCGTGCAAGTAATGTGCCGGAAAGCCTAACGAGGCATGACGTTCACTGTCGAGCGACGTCTCCCGCCACGGACGTCCTCGCCCCAACTCTGCAACGGCCCGGGCACTGCTGTACATTACGGCGGTATGGGTACGCTTTCACGACGCCACTTTCTTTCACTCGCTGCTGCCGCAGGTGCGGCCACGGCCGTGCCTCCTGCATCCTTGCTCGCGCAGCGTTCTTCGCAGGACTTCACCTTTCTGCACATTACCGACACGCATCTGCAGCCAGAGCTGCATGGCGTGGAAGGCTGCGCTATGGCCTTCAAGAAAGCGCGGACACTCCACGCAGACTTCGCGATTCAGGGTGGCGACCACATCTTCGACGCCCTCGCCGTCCCCGCCTCTCGCTCCACCGAGCTGTATCGCCTGTACGCAGAGACGGAGCAGCAGTTGAGCCTGAAGACCTATCACGCCATCGGCAACCATGATGTCGTGGGTCTTAACCCAAAGAGCGGCATGAGCCCAAAAGACGCGGGCTATGGCAAGGGATATTTTCAGGATCACATTGGCCCGCTCTATCAAAGCTTCGACCACAAGGGCGTGCACATCCTTGTGCTGGACTCCATCGGCATCACCCCGGACCGCAACTATTACGGCTTCATCGACGATGCGCAGATGGCCTGGTTGAAAGCCGACCTGGCAAAGCAATCGGCTTCCACGCCGATCATCATCACCACGCACATGCCTTTGGTCACATCCTTCGTGCAATACCTCGAGATGTCCTCACCGTTGGCTCCCCGCAACAGCCTGCAGGTATCTAACGCGCACCAGATCTTCCCTCTCCTGGAGGGTAGGAATGTTATCGGCGTGCTGCAGGGCCACACCCACGTGAACGAGCGCGTGGAGTGGAAGGGTGTGCAGTACCTGACCAGCGGGGCGGTCTGTGGCAACTGGTGGGAAGGGCAGCGACTGGGAATCCCAGAGGGCTTCACCGTCTGCACCGTGCGCAACGGGAAGCTGACGACACGGTATGAGACCTACGGCTTTCACGCAGAGCATCAGGGTGCGGAGCACGGCACCAAGCCCTCCGCGTAAACACCAACTGGCATGGGTCGCGGCAGATCTCCGCGCCCCATGCCAGTTCCATCTCAACCAGTGCCAATCGATCGATGGCCCTCTACGTGCGGCCCGCCTTCGAAGCTCTAAAACTGTGGCTTCAGCAGATGCATAACGGCGGTAGGTCGACCCGAAGTCAGGCGACTTCGGCCTTTGCTTCCTGGTAGTGCTCAATATGTT is a genomic window containing:
- a CDS encoding metallophosphoesterase family protein, with amino-acid sequence MTFTVERRLPPRTSSPQLCNGPGTAVHYGGMGTLSRRHFLSLAAAAGAATAVPPASLLAQRSSQDFTFLHITDTHLQPELHGVEGCAMAFKKARTLHADFAIQGGDHIFDALAVPASRSTELYRLYAETEQQLSLKTYHAIGNHDVVGLNPKSGMSPKDAGYGKGYFQDHIGPLYQSFDHKGVHILVLDSIGITPDRNYYGFIDDAQMAWLKADLAKQSASTPIIITTHMPLVTSFVQYLEMSSPLAPRNSLQVSNAHQIFPLLEGRNVIGVLQGHTHVNERVEWKGVQYLTSGAVCGNWWEGQRLGIPEGFTVCTVRNGKLTTRYETYGFHAEHQGAEHGTKPSA
- the atpC gene encoding ATP synthase F1 subunit epsilon, producing the protein MADETSTHGQLAVRIVTPDRVLVDTTADAIELPAISGYMEALYGAAPLLAELGAGEVKLHGGKSGDAKFFVAWGFVEVLPERVTVLAETALKPTEIDPSQAQHELEAANKDWNEAGDDAEKYDYARAEIRVAEEKIQASKDR
- the atpD gene encoding F0F1 ATP synthase subunit beta; its protein translation is MAENIGKVIQISGPAVDIQFDEKHMPPIYSALRITSEGFDIPNPLSVIVEVQQHLGEGRVRTVAMEATEGMVRGMKVVDTGAPIMVPVGRETLGRVLNVIGEPVDNLGPVQTDKRMPIHRQAPAFDEQSTSEEMFETGIKVVDLIQPFLKGGKIGLFGGAGVGKTVLIQELINNVAMQHGGYSVFAGVGERTREGNDLWVEFQESGVIDPNDWRKSKAALIYGQMTEPPGARLRVALTGLTIAEHFRDEEGADTLLFIDNIFRFTQAGSEVSTLLGRMPSAVGYQPNLASEMGQLQERITSTKKGSVTSVQAIYVPADDLTDPAPATTFAHLDATTVLNRALTEIGIYPAVDPLASTSRILSPRIVGEEHYNVAQQVKGILQRYKDLQDIIAILGIDELSEEDKLTVSRARKVQRFLSQPFHVAEVFTGNPGKYVKVADTVRSFKEIIEGKHDDIPEQAFYMKGGIEEVLEAAAKMKANA
- a CDS encoding TonB-dependent receptor — translated: MLLVPLFALSLYAQGGSAVLNGTIADPSGAGVPNAHVVATNLDTNLSLNAVTSGSGTYSFPSVPPGRYTVSAQVEGFQKFQQTGILLTVSQQATLNITLQIGSSNETVNVTAGAALLNTTNAEVSNTVGEQAIRELPLNGRDPSSLVLLSPGTINVINTGAGTLQGETTFPNESGASAGGGRQGSTLYLLDGVPNMDTYMALAAPSPNADATGEFRVISNNFDAHYGFSPGAVVSIQTKSGSNAFHGGAFEFLRNSALNSADYFSHAVDPLKRNQFGGFLGGPVKKDRLFFFGNYQGTRQSTTSTANSTSTPTAAMLSGDFSAYPKALGGPFVNNRVNPALFNAAAVRIARTALPLGQDPASGLVYYTIPKSVEKYDEGTGRIDFTPNDKNRLTLRSFILYYNRGEAALPGNILAITPGKQGKYFNEVLNHTWTISSSLVNALSIFWNQQHVYNAGTQLDSNGNAFCLSKYINVVDPTGACYSEGLNANAGFSTPYSEYTGEMRRSWGFSDSVTKILGNHTVSFGADLWHQRAREETFYPAAPIVSFNGSYTGFGLADFLLGDVSTYTQGAGEIADVSGNLLGVYAQDQFKLRPNVTVTAGLRWDPNLAPASKDGRGAVWNPGQKSTTFPNAPIGLVFPGDSGVPNSLATNSYGYFEPRVAIAYQASSRTAFRAGFGMFTAPLPYSAYNHVADVTPFSPTYTLNGSASSPINFSNPWAGFASTGGVSPFPPFAYSGIAPAANSTFPAQTTVPAAFRPGFKLGMTQSWNVSLEQQLSNDIVFHLAYVGSQSYHQTLIIDANPGQIATAVRGTRALTNFGQILTINSNGTASYNSLQAQFEKRFSHGFQVQSSFTWSKNIDISASGNASFTGNGIANPYDLRFNRGNSDLNFPLVSVTNAVYTTPALRHRNALVRGTLGEWEISAIYTLQSGRPFSIAGGNGNNNSGALIYGDRADRFNSVVLQTHQGSKQQWLNNYFTTAAFNPNAVGTFGNSGRNILQGPGINYSDAAVMKNWTAADRFHVQFRWELFNVFNHTNYAVPDNNPSSGNYGRITATGPIRPRVMQGGLKVTF
- a CDS encoding F0F1 ATP synthase subunit gamma — protein: MANVLDLKRRIRSVKNTRQITKAMKMVSAAKLRRAQERAMQARPYAQMLANVLQSLVRRADLYGEDGADVMHPLLVEREEKNVLVLVIAGDKGFAGAFNSNIGKAAQKFIDYRRAPKTPTEDSPMPGEQNIDVETVGRKSRDMFKRRYPDATWKHVDEEYDNGLSHHVEDIRERKQPIELTHDLSALLGKLSFVDVDKAAHSIIDRYERGEIDSVYIVYNEFKSVIAQRVVVEKLLPIRKLGSPEITVSEEMTEEQKEAAAHAAATAGVSINTPEESEMEQEAKKFGTADVDYLYDQDPSRLFRHLLPRYVTTQIYHALLESVASEHASRMTAMDAASSNASDMIDKLTLTMNRVRQAAITTEIIEIVSGAAAL